The stretch of DNA GAAGGTGGCGGCCTTGCCGACGAAGTGCACCGGCAGGCCGGTCTGGCCGTAGCGCTTGATCACGGCGAGCACGGCCGCCAGCAGTACTTCCCGGCTCACGAGGACGGCCACCAGCCACCACGGGATCACGTCCCGCCAGGCGAGGCCGAAGAGCGTGGTGGCGATGTAGAGGCGGTCGGCCAGGGGGTCCAGCAGCTGCCCGACGCGTGAGACCAGTCCGAAGTGGCGCGCGATCTTGCCGTCGAGGTAGTCGCTGACCCCGGAGAGCATGAGGGTGACGAGGGCGATGACGTCATGCTCGGCGAGGATCGCCCAGAGGAAGACCGGCACGCCGATCAGGCGCAGCACCGACAGCACGTTGGGCAGGGTGAGCACGCGGTCGGAGACGGCCGCCTCCCCCGGGCTGATCGTCTGCTCGCCCTCACGTGCCACGGACAAGAGCCTATGCGCTGGGGTACCGCCCGCCGTACCCGGCTCGCCCGACTCCGTAGAGTCTCGACATGGACGACCCGCTGCTGGCGCCGACCCTCTCCGACCTGCGCCGACGGAGGGGGCTGAAGTGGCGGCTCCACGGCGACGACGTGCTGCCGCTGTGGGTGGCTGAGATGGACGTGCTCCAGCCCGAGCCCGTGGTCTCCGCGGTCGCCGAGGCGATGGCGCTGGGCGACACCGGCTACCCCTGGGCGCGCGACTACACCGAGGCGGTGGCCGGTTTCGCCGAGCGTCGGTGGGGCTGGTCGCTCGAGCCCGCCAGGGCGAGGTTGGTGCCCAACGTCATGCTGGGCATCAGCGAGGTGTTGCGCCTGCTGACCGACCCCGGCGACGCCGTCGTCGTGAACTGTCCCGTCTACCCCCCGTTCTACGCGTTCGTGCGCAACCTCGGCCGGCGGGTCGTCGAGGCTCCGCTGACGGAGGACGGGCGCATCGACCTCGCCTCCCTCACGCAGGCCTTCGGCGATGCCACGCGCGGTGGCGGCCGCGCGGCATACCTGCTCGCCAGCCCCCACAACCCCACTGGTGCCGTGCACACCGCGCAGGAGCTGACGTCGGTGGGTCGGCTCGCGGCTGAGCACGGGGTGCGGGTGGTGGTCGACGAGATCCACGCGCCGCTGGTGCATGCGCCGCACCGGTTCGTGCCCTACCTCTCGTTGCCAGTGGGCTCGGTGGCGTTCTCGGTCTTCTCCGCGAGCAAGGGCTTCAACCTGGCCGGGCTGACGTCGGCGGTCGTCATCCCCGGTGACGAAGCTGCCCACGAGCTCGCCGCCATGCCCGAGGAGGTCGCCTACGGCGCCAGCCACGTCGGTTCGATCGCCCAGGCCGCCGCGTTGCGGGAGGGCGACACCTGGCTCGACGCCCTGCTCGGCGGGCTCGACCGCAACCGGCACCTGCTGCGCGACCTGCTGGCCGACCAGCTCCCCGACATCGGCTACCGCGTTCCCGAGGGGACCTACCTGGCCTGGCTCGACTGCCGGACCCTGGGGCTCGGCGACGACCCGGCGGCCCACTTCCGCGAGCGCGCCAAGGTGGCGCTCAGCCGCGGCCCCGACTTCGGCACAGGCGGCGCCGGCCACGTGCGGCTGAACTTCGCGACCTCGCCGAGCATCCTGACCGAGGCGGTCGAACGGATGGCGGCTGCCTCCCGTGCTGGTTAGGGTCAGGAGCCCGATCACAGCCGAGCAGGGGGCGACAAGATGGCAGAGGTAGTCCTGTTCCACCACTCCCAAGGGCTCACTCCTGGCGTGCTCGCGTTCGCCGACGAGCTGCGCGCCGCCGGTCACACCGTGCACACGCCCGACCTCTTCGACGGGCGCACCTTCGACACGGTCGAGGCCGGGGGCGGGTATGCCGGTGAGGTGGGTTTCGGGGAGGTCCTCCAGCGTGGGATCCGCGCCGCCGAGGCCCTGCCCGCCGAGGTGGTCTACGCGGGGTTCTCGCTGGGGGTGATGGCGGCCCAGAAACTCGCGCAGACCCGGCCCGGGGCCAAGGGCGCGCTGCTGCTGCACGCCTGCCTGCCGGTCTCCGAGTTCGGTTCCGCTTGGCCGGCGGGGGTGCCCGTCCAGGTGCACGCGATGGACGCCGACCCGTTCTTCGTCGACGACGGAGACATCGACGCGGCGCGGGCGCTCGTCGCCGAGGCCCAGGACGCGGAACTGTTTCTCTACCCCGGCGAACAGCACCTCTTCGCCGACAGCTCGCTCCCCTCCTACGACCCCGACGCCGATGCGCTGCTGCGCGAGCGGGTGCTGGCGTTCCTCAGCCGCTGAACGAAGCGGGAGTTCCTGCCACGGTGTGTCCGGAACCGGTCCTAGGGTCGTGTCATGACGACCACTGACACCTCTTGGACGCCTGAGCCCTGGGAACCGCCGTTGGCCGGCAGCGAGGAGGAGCACCTGCTCGGTGCGCTCGACCGGCTCCGCTTCACCTTCCGCTGGAAGGCCGGGGGCCTGACCGCCGCCGGCCTGCAGACCCGGGTCGGCGCGTCGTCGCTGACCCTCGGCGGACTGCTCAAACACCTCGCCGCCGTCGAGGACTACCACTTCACCGCGAAGATGCGGGGCGAACCGCTGGGCGAGCCGTGGGAATCCTTCGGCTGGGACGGCAGCAACGACTGGGAGTTCACCTCCGCCGCCGACGACACCCCCGAGCAGCTGTATGCCCTGTGGGACGGCGCCGTGGAGCGTTCGCGGGCCCGCGTCGAGGCCGCGTTGGCGGACGGCGGCCTCGACCAGCCCGTGCACGTGTCCTTCCCGGACGGCACGCACGCCAGCCTGCGCCGGCTCCTCTGCGACCTCATCGAGGAGTACGGGCGGCACACCGGGCACGCGGACCTGCTGCGCGAGGCCGTCGACGGCGTGGTCGGCGAGGACCCCCCTGCCGGCTGGCGGCCCTGACGGCGACAGACTCCTGCGCCCCGCCCTGGCTCGTTGTGAGAGTGCACGGTGTGGCGACCGTCTACACGCCTCGGCGAGCAAGGCCACCAGGACCCAGCTGGACCGGGCGGCGAGAAGGACCAGCGTGGACCCTGTGCCCTCCACGAGAGGCATCTGGTCGTTCCCCTCCGCGACCCGCATGCTGCCCACCGTTCCTCCTGCTTGACCGGTAGCCGGCTGCCACGTCCGCGCAGCCCATCTGTGGCATGGCCCTGGGCGATGGCCTTCTCCCCCAACGCTTGAGGCGGCTTTCGCGAGCCCGCCCCAGGGCCGGGGCACCAGGTCGAGGTGAGGTTCCACTCCACCTAGGGTGCCTGTGAGGGCTGGTCCAGATGCCAGAACGTGGTGTGCAACGGCGGCACGGGGTCGCCCAAACCACAAGGACACCACCATGAACCTGTCATCACGTGCCCGCTCCCTGGTTGTCACCGCAGCCGTCGCCGCCACGGCCGGCTTCGGCTTGGGAGCGGTGGCCACCACCTCCTCGAGCGCGGCCGTGGGCACGAAGCCCGCGAGCCCGGTGGCCAACACGGCCGAGCCGACCTACGAGCACAGCCGCCCCAACCGGATGAGCGTCGAGATGCGGCGCTACCTCGACGGCAAGGGTGCCAAGCCCCAGGCCGACGGCGGCACACCCCAGCTCTCCGGAGACAGCGCCGGGGTGCGCATCCTGCCGCACGACGTGAAGGGACCGTGACCGCGAGGCGGGCCGCACGCCAACGGGCGGTTCTGCCGGACACCCTCATGAGGACGGGGTCGGACCTGCATGAACAGATGCGACCCCGTCGCCTGAGCCGTCGGCCCAGCCCCGAACCACGAGAGGCAACCGGGCCACGGTCCGCGTCGCGGGCGCTCCGCGGCCCAGCGCCGCGGAGCGCCACCTGATCCTCAATGGACTGGACCGGCAACGAGATGGCGACGTCGACCTTCTTGACCGGTCGGTGGGCCGGACCGACGATGAGCCTCAGGAACCCACTGCCGCGATGGCGAGGCCGGTATGTCCACGTTGCGCTTCTGCGCCTACCAGTACCAGCACCTCCCACTCGACACACTCCGTCATCGGTGGAGGGAGGCAGAGGACCTCGGGTTCGACGTCCTGTGGAACTGCGACACGGTCGTGGAGCCGGACCGACCGCAACACATGATGTTCGACGGCCCAACGACGCTGGCAATGATGGCGACCGAAACGCATCGGATCCGCGTGGGCACCCTGGTCTCGAGCCTGTACTTCCGGCACCCGGTGACGCTTGCCAAAGCCGCAATGACTGTGGACCACCTGACGCAGGGACGCGTCGAGGTGGCACTTGGTGTCGGCGACCCATCGGCTGGAGGTCCCGCCGCCGGAGTGGCACTGAGCGCCGCCGAACGAGTGGCACGGTTCCGTGAGTTCGTCGAGGTTGTCGATCTGCTCTTGCGCCAGAAGGTGACGACATACCAGGGGGACTACTACCGATGTGAGGGTGCCGAGACTGTCCCCTTACCGGTTCAACGGCCGCGTCCGCCCATCACCGTCGCTGCTCACGGCCCCAGGATGCTCCGGATCGCTGCGCAGCACGCCGACGGGTGGAGCTCCTGGGGAGGCTACGGCGTGGTGACCGAGGACGACTTCTACCGCGTCACGGCGGAGCGGTGTTCCCGGTTCGACGACCTCGCCACCGGACTCGGCCGCGACCCGCGGCAGATCCGACATTCGCTGGTGTGCTTTCCACCCCTGACACCGTGGGAGTCACCCGAGTACTTCGTCGACATGGTTGGCAGGTTTCGCTCCCTCGGGATCGATGAGTTCGTCCTCTACTGGCCCGGGTCGTGGCGCCCGGACCACCCCGAGGACGAGGTCTTCCGAGAGGTGGCGAGCACCATCATTCCGAGACTGCGGTCGGAGGCATGATGCTCCTCAGCGCGCGGCCGGAGCGGGGCATGACAACGGGCCCTGACCTGTCGAAACAGATCAGGGCCCGATCGGTCGGGCTGACAGGATTTGAACCTGCGACCCCTTGACCCCCAGATCGGGGCTTCGCCGACCCGAGCACAAACCCACCGACCGTGAGTTACCGGGAGTCCTGGCCAGTTGTGCTCGTTGTCGCGGTTCGTCCGGTTGGCTCGTCCGGCGTTGGTCCGGTTTTGGTCCGGCGTCCGTCCCGAGGTCAGTGTTTCCAGGCCGTGTACGAGATGACCGAGGGTACGGGCACGTTGAGTCTGCCGGCGCTCGTGGTGAGCCACGCCTCCTCGGCGTTGAGAGCGCCCGTGTTGGGGTCGAAGACCAGGATGTAGCGGGTCATCAGGCCGGAGTAGTCGGAGTCCGTGGCCACGGCGATCCCCGGTCGGCCAAGCCTGTCGATCACCGTGCCCAGGGCGTTCATGTCGGGAGCCTTCGCGAGAATGCGCAGGACCGCGGCACGCTGCACGGCGGACAAATCGCGTTCACGTGCGAGGTCGCCGATGGCGACGAAGAGCTCTGCGGTGCCGATCCGCTCGATGGGGTGGCCGATGGCCAGGTACTCGGCCAAGTCCCGCGGGTCCGTGGGCGGCGCCGCGTTCCACATGGGCTTGAAGTCGCCCAGCGCATACGTCTCGCTCGTCAGCATCGTTCCGGGTCTCGCGGGGCGTCCGTCCTCCAGCCAGGCATGCTCGTTGTCCGGGTTGGGGAAGTACGGCTGGCCCGTGACCCTCTTGAGCGTCCCAGAGCGGTCTGCGCCCCATCGCAGCTCCGACTCGACCGGGATGACCGCTGAGTTGACCGTCTTGCCGTCCACCCGGGTGAAGAGCGACCAGCTCTGGGTTCTGATGACCTGGTCGACTGTGCTAGCCGTTCCGTTTGCTCTCTGAGCGCGGGCGGCCAGGTCGTTGAGGACCAAGGCCGGTTCCGATGACGTTGAAATGACGGCCAGGAGCGGAGGGGTGGCGGCGTAGGCACGAGGCGCCGGCGCGCCATCGGGCAGTCCCAGAATGACAGCCGCGATCACCATCGCAACTGCCAGTCCTGCCGCCGCACCCCACCCGCCCCGGCGCTTGAGCTTGTGGCCGGAAGGTGTGGAGATGATCGCGAGGAGGTCGCGTTGGGCGCGGTCGTCCAG from Knoellia sp. p5-6-4 encodes:
- a CDS encoding CDP-alcohol phosphatidyltransferase family protein, which translates into the protein MAREGEQTISPGEAAVSDRVLTLPNVLSVLRLIGVPVFLWAILAEHDVIALVTLMLSGVSDYLDGKIARHFGLVSRVGQLLDPLADRLYIATTLFGLAWRDVIPWWLVAVLVSREVLLAAVLAVIKRYGQTGLPVHFVGKAATFNLLYAFPLLLLGEGQSTFAEWALPVGWAFAWWGTSLYWLAGVMYIVQARQVVLSARAASVSG
- a CDS encoding aminotransferase class I/II-fold pyridoxal phosphate-dependent enzyme; the encoded protein is MDDPLLAPTLSDLRRRRGLKWRLHGDDVLPLWVAEMDVLQPEPVVSAVAEAMALGDTGYPWARDYTEAVAGFAERRWGWSLEPARARLVPNVMLGISEVLRLLTDPGDAVVVNCPVYPPFYAFVRNLGRRVVEAPLTEDGRIDLASLTQAFGDATRGGGRAAYLLASPHNPTGAVHTAQELTSVGRLAAEHGVRVVVDEIHAPLVHAPHRFVPYLSLPVGSVAFSVFSASKGFNLAGLTSAVVIPGDEAAHELAAMPEEVAYGASHVGSIAQAAALREGDTWLDALLGGLDRNRHLLRDLLADQLPDIGYRVPEGTYLAWLDCRTLGLGDDPAAHFRERAKVALSRGPDFGTGGAGHVRLNFATSPSILTEAVERMAAASRAG
- a CDS encoding dienelactone hydrolase family protein, with the translated sequence MAEVVLFHHSQGLTPGVLAFADELRAAGHTVHTPDLFDGRTFDTVEAGGGYAGEVGFGEVLQRGIRAAEALPAEVVYAGFSLGVMAAQKLAQTRPGAKGALLLHACLPVSEFGSAWPAGVPVQVHAMDADPFFVDDGDIDAARALVAEAQDAELFLYPGEQHLFADSSLPSYDPDADALLRERVLAFLSR
- a CDS encoding DUF664 domain-containing protein; this translates as MTTTDTSWTPEPWEPPLAGSEEEHLLGALDRLRFTFRWKAGGLTAAGLQTRVGASSLTLGGLLKHLAAVEDYHFTAKMRGEPLGEPWESFGWDGSNDWEFTSAADDTPEQLYALWDGAVERSRARVEAALADGGLDQPVHVSFPDGTHASLRRLLCDLIEEYGRHTGHADLLREAVDGVVGEDPPAGWRP
- a CDS encoding LLM class flavin-dependent oxidoreductase — protein: MSTLRFCAYQYQHLPLDTLRHRWREAEDLGFDVLWNCDTVVEPDRPQHMMFDGPTTLAMMATETHRIRVGTLVSSLYFRHPVTLAKAAMTVDHLTQGRVEVALGVGDPSAGGPAAGVALSAAERVARFREFVEVVDLLLRQKVTTYQGDYYRCEGAETVPLPVQRPRPPITVAAHGPRMLRIAAQHADGWSSWGGYGVVTEDDFYRVTAERCSRFDDLATGLGRDPRQIRHSLVCFPPLTPWESPEYFVDMVGRFRSLGIDEFVLYWPGSWRPDHPEDEVFREVASTIIPRLRSEA
- a CDS encoding CU044_5270 family protein, with product MTDEMTTLRAVDPTLSATAPTELDDRAQRDLLAIISTPSGHKLKRRGGWGAAAGLAVAMVIAAVILGLPDGAPAPRAYAATPPLLAVISTSSEPALVLNDLAARAQRANGTASTVDQVIRTQSWSLFTRVDGKTVNSAVIPVESELRWGADRSGTLKRVTGQPYFPNPDNEHAWLEDGRPARPGTMLTSETYALGDFKPMWNAAPPTDPRDLAEYLAIGHPIERIGTAELFVAIGDLARERDLSAVQRAAVLRILAKAPDMNALGTVIDRLGRPGIAVATDSDYSGLMTRYILVFDPNTGALNAEEAWLTTSAGRLNVPVPSVISYTAWKH